TTATCATAACGGCGCCTGAAACTCTTCGTGCATAATTGACGTTGTATTTATCTAAAGAGCCGGATAAGAACCAAGGTTTATCAATCTTTACTTTTTTTAAAAGCGACCAATCAAATTTATTTCCTGGCTTATCTATATATAAATTATTATCCGAGTACGATTCAAACAAATACATATCTGCAATTTCAGAGTATTTATTTATTACTTTTAAATCTTCTAATTTATTTACCCTTATAGTTTTTATGATCGGTAAACCGAAGCGGGATTTTATTTTTAATATATCATCTACCTCTTCATCCGAATGAAATTGAAGAATCTCAGGTTTATAATATTTTATAATATCTTCAATATTTGACTCATAAGTTGAAAGAACAGCAATTTTTTGAATTCTATTTGGGATTTCTTCGGTAATACTTTCCGCGAATTGTGGGGTAATATTTCTTGGAGAATACTTGTAAAAAACACAACTGATATAATCTACTTTATTCTTCACGGCAGCGTTAACTGCTTCTAAATTAGTTAACCCACATATTTTTATTTTTGGTACCATAAATCTATATAAGCCATAAGATATTTATATGCTAAAAAGCTAAAAGAAAAACCTTTTTTCTCATTTAATTGTAACTTACTAAGCTATCTAAATATTATATTAGAAAATTTGTTTAGTGTTGTCAAACCTAACTCTATTCTTTTTGTTTAATCGGAATACCGAATAGCTCAAGCCTATGCTCTACTATCTTATATCCAAGCTTTAATGCAATTTTTTCCTTTAGGATCTCAAGCTCTTCATCATAAAATTCAATAATTTTGCCACTTTGGATATCAATTAAATGGTGATGATGCTCTTTATCGTCTTCTTTAAACTCATACCGTGCCTTGCCTTCTCCAAGCTCCAATTTCTCAATGATTCTATATGATTCCAATAAATTTATCGTTCTATATACGGTCGCTAAGCTAATTTTCGGGTCAATTGCATTGGCTCTCATATATACTTCTTCTACATGAGGATGATCTTCCGAAGTTGCAATAACTTTCGCAATCACTCTTCTATGCTCAGTCATCTTCAAACCTCTTTCAAGGCAAATCTTCTCAATATCTAATGCCATCCGGATTTATCCAGTTGTTTAAATGAATAGTAAAATAAATATTGCAAAATGTAAATTCTAAGAAGTAATATGCGGCTAATAGTTTAAAATTATAATTTTATAAAGTTATCAATATGCCGGATGAAAAACAAAATAAAGTGAATATATTATGTATGAAGTGGGGAACCTTATATTCAGCGGATTATGTTAATAAACTATATAATATGGTTAAGCGTAATTTAACCTTACCCTTTGACTTCTACTGTTTTACGGAAGATGGGATAGGCATTTTACCTGAAATAAAAATTAAACCGCTGCCTGAAATCAGCATCCCGACTAAGAATCAAGTCTCTCCTTGGCGTAAACTAAGTATGCTCGCTTCCGATCTTGATGGTATAACTGGTAAAGCTTTGTTTTTAGATTTAGATAATATTATTATGGATAATATCGATTGTTTTTTCACCTATTCCGACAAGCTCTCTATAATTGAAAACTGGACTCAGAAAGGGCAAGGTATAGGTAACTCCTCGGTATATTATTTTGAAATCGGAAAATACGGCTATATCTTAGATAAATACAACCGAGACCCTGAAGCGGTAGTCAGCCGATATGATAATGAACAAATATTTGTTTCAAAGGAAATTGGTAAGGACTTAGTTTTCTGGCCTGAAGAATGGTGCAAAAGTTTTAAAAGGCACTGTATTGCCGGTCGTTTTATGAGGTTTTTTAAAGCTCCGATTATTCCTAAAGATGTTAAGATTATCGCTTTTCACGGGCATCCTCGCCCGCATGAAGCTTTAGAAGGCAGATGGCCTAAAAAGCTAATACCGTTCTTAAGAAAACCAAGCTGGCTTTCGGAATATTGGAGATAGTGTAATTTCATGTATGCCCATTGACTCGAAAGTTATCATTTCAAACAGTGGTTTGCCGGAATCCAAGCTGTTCGGGGATCTTTATTTTAGCCGTGAAGATGGGTTAGAAGAAACTAAATATGTATTTTTAAGTGGCAACCGCTTAGAAAAAATGTTTCAAGAACAGAAAATTTTTAAGATAGTTGAACTAGGTTTCGGCACCGGACTTAACTTTTTAGCTACCTTAAATTGTTGGAAACAGTATTATAGAGTTGGAAAAAAACTTAGCTATATAGGTATAGAAAGATTTCCACTCTCTTCTGAACAAATTTTTCAGGCACTTTCCCGGTGGCCGGAATTAGAACATAAATTATTACTTAAAAACTACCCTACTAAACACAGAGGTGTTTTTGAAATTAAAATGCTTGAATGGACAGTAGAGTTGACTCTCATATTTGATGATATAAACAATGCACTCAAGCATAACCTAAATTCTGTTGATGCTTGGTTTTTAGATGGGTTCGCGCCGAGTAAAAACCCTGATATGTGGAGCGAATTTATTTTTAAAAAAATGGCTGAATACTCAAGCGAATCAGCAACATTTGCAACTTTTACTGCAGCCTCTATGGTGAGAAAAGGCCTGGAAAAAGCAGGGTTTAATGTTTCTAAGCATAAAGGTTTCGGAAGAAAAAGAGATATGCTGGTCGGAAATATAAGAAGCAAACCTATTAATTACCCTAACCATTTGAGTAATATTATAACCGAAAAAAAAGCAATCGTAATTGGTGCCGGCATTGCAGGTGCTTCAGCTGCTTACTCATTGAATAAAAGGGGTTGGGAGGTAACAGTTTATGAAAAAGAGAATGATATTGCCCTCCGGGCTTCAGGTAATGATTGCGGCATTTTATATCCTAGAATAGAAGCTATTTGGAACAACATAACCGAGTTTTATTACCAAGCTTTTGAGCATTTACTCTACATTTTAAAACAAGATACTTTAAGTGAAATTTGCAGGTTTAATCAATGCGGACTACTTATTTTACCACAGAAGGAAGAGGAAATAGTTAGATTTAAAAAAATTGATCTTCATTCGAAAGAAAGTTATGTAAAGCTCATATCTTCCCTAGAGGCAAGTGAAATTTCCGGAGTAGAAATTAATAATCCTTGTTTATATCTGCCCCGAAGTGGTATACTCAGCATTCCTAAACTCTGCAAATTCATGCTTTCACAAGAAAGGATTCAAGTTAAAACAAATACTGAGATTACCGAGCTTAAGTTTGAGAATAACAGATGGCATATTTTTTCTCATGGTAGTTTAATAGATAGTGCTGAAACTCTTATCATCGCTAATTCTTATGCAGCGGAAACCCTACTTCCATTGCAATCAGCCCAAATACAAAAAATAAGAGGCCAAGTAACTTATTTGCCCGAGATGAAATCTGAGCTAAAAAGTGTGCTTTGTTACGGAGGATATATCACCCCCTCAAGGAATGGATACCACCACCTGGGAGCAACTTTTGACAAGCATTTTTTCTCATTAGAAACAAATCCCGAATCCTCATATAAAAATTTAGCACAATTGAATAAGTTTTTACCCGACTTCATTGATCAAGGTATAAATGCAGAAGAGCTGAAAGGCAGAGTGGGCATTCGGTGTTACAGTAAAGATAAGCTTCCCCTCATCGGTTTATGCCCTAATCCTGGCTTTTATAGTACTAATAATAATGGTCAGCATCCCTACCTTAAAGGATTGTATCTTTCAATTTGCCATGGTTCAAGGGGTGCTTTATCCGGAATTTTAGGTGGTGAAATTATTGCTTCACAAATAAACCAAGAACCGGCTAATCATACGATTACACAAGAAACTATTGATCTGATAAACCCTGCCAGGTTTTTACTAAGGGAACAAAGGAAATTACTTTAACACCATAATACAAAACTAAACTACATTTGGATAATTCTTTAGATATATAAAAACAATTAATATTTTTGTAATAAATTTATAAAACTTAGTCAAAGATCATTTTTTTATGTCAAGACCTAATTTGCACATTATCAATAAAACTATTATAATATTTGGAATATTATTAATAAAACAAGTAAAAGTATGCTACATAATTTTGATAACTATAACCAATATAATGTAATATCAAGTAGATATGAAATAAGGCTTATTTTTAGAAAGCTTGTAGACTTTAATTTTGTTAAAACATATATTTTTAAAAACTTGCCGGAAATTAAAGAAGCGGTAGCAATAGAAAATGATGACATCAACGCTATAGAAGCAATAACAGAGAAATTCTCAATTTTAATACATGCAGCAACATACAGTAACCCTGAAACAGTTAAATATTTAATAGAAAAAGGTGCCAATGTGAGCTATGAACGTCATATTAATCATGATGCACAACCTCATATAGCTATAATTGCATATACATTGCTTGCTGACTTTAAAACATTAGATACTTTAATTAGAGCCGGAGCTAACATAAATTTACATCACTTTAACACTCATATATTGCCTAAAAGCCGCCTTGAATTTAAAGAAAAGCTATATACTATCTTGAGAAATATATCAGATGAGTATAAAGAAAAGGTTACAAGTCGAATCATGGTAGAATTTGTCCTTACAGAGTGCTTAAATGTGAATATAAATGGCTTAATAAATGAAAGAAGTTTAAAAAATATTTTTACCACAATTTCTAATGAAGAAAATGACAGGATTGAGGACTTACGAATAAACTTACTGCGTCCTTTACATAATAATATAATTAATTCACGAGGGAGTTTATTAATAAGACTCAGCTTGTGTGTTAGCGCAGTTGCGGCTATTGCTGCACTGAGTTACTATGCCTCTCCTTTAGTCGCTATAGGAGTGGCAACCTGTTTAGCTGCATATACTACATATAAATATTTTTCATCTAATATAGCTTATAATTTTATAACAGATATTAATATTGTTAAGGAAAAAGTAAGCGAAAAAGCTCATAGTTTTGTTGAAGCTATAAAAGACAGTGGTGAAAAAGCCATTTCTTTTGTCAGATCATAGTTTACATATTAATTAGCTTTGCTTCTCTACCCTATTCCTTATTTCCTGAAATGATCTTTCATATAATATTTCACCATTTCTAAACACCTTATTAAGTAGGTTTTTATTCTCACCAAGCCGGCTTAAATTTATAGTAGAGAACTTATTTTCTTTATCTTGAATTAATGCAAGCCTACCTTTCTTTGATTTTTTAGAAAGATCGGTAATTGGATTTTTAGAAACCTCCGACCATTTTCCATTACAGCAAATAGCTGAAGCTTTCATTGCAAAAAGCATAGTATCCCTATTTAACTTTTGCAGTAAAGTTGCACCCATGCCGAAAGCAATATTATCTGCACTTTGCTTTTTGTTTTTCATTGCGGCTAATATAGCATCTATATTTTCTATAGAAACACCATCACCCTGAATAACCCTGAGATAATCGGGCAGCACCTTATAACCTTTGGAATTGGTATGATAACCAAACTTATCCATTAGCATCTCAATCGTATTGGTAACAACCGTAATCGGGTCTCCGCTATCCGGCCTGATTACTAATGTGCCGCCGTGATTCTTCACCTTATCGAAAAGTTGCTTGCCCCAAATATTTTCAATTGCATACCATATATCATATGAATCGGAAACCACAGCAACTAATTTTCCCCTTCCTCCACAAGTGTTTAAAATATGCTCATAAGCCTTACTTTCATTTTCTTTGCCATAAGCAATTATTGTCGAATGCTCAGCAGCAGGGATTGAGTAACCGGCCATCGGCTCATTATAATATTTCTTTGCACTTAAAATTCCCGAAATGGTATCAGAACCCTTAAAATTAACCAAATGCGCCATCCCGCCTATAGAAGCGGTTTCAAATGAGCTAGCTCCCCTTGCCCCGAAATCATGCAGCTTATATTCCAATCCCGCTAAGTTATCACAAGTTTCCGACATATATTTTTTAATAACCTGCTTACAGGTATATGAAATTGTGGCAACGGTAGTCGGATACCAAATCCCCCTTAGGAGCGCAGTTTCAATATAGGTAGTTAACCAAAAACATTTCGGATCAGTATTAATAACTTGCACTAAAACATTTTGCACGGGGATAATACTGCCTTCTTCCACTGCTTCAATTTCAATCGGAAGATATCCGTTATACTTATCTAATATATATTTCCATCCCTCTTTGTTAAACGGAAGCCCATGAACAGCAAGAAATTCCTCCGCTTCCTCAATATTTTCTTTATTGATCGGAGAAGTTAAATATTCTTTCAGGCAAGCCTGTAACCCGAAAAATATACTTTGCGGGAATATTCCACCCCTCGCTTCGATATAACAGGAAACATATTCAGTGTTAACCGGATACTGGAGGTAATGAGATGTCTTATATGAATCAGTATTAAGGATAAAATTTTTATTCATATTTTTCCTCCGTTTTTCCCCATAATACATAGCCTTGGTTGCGAATTGTCTGAAGGTACTGCGGGGTTTTATTAGTTCCTTCGATTTTAGCTCTAATTCTTGCTACTATAACATCTATTGTTCTTATATTAACATCTAAAAAGCATTCAATGATTTTATCACGGGTGACTATCTCTGCTGGTCTCTGAGCTAATATTTGCAATACTTTGGATTCATTAGTGGTAAGGTGTATATAATCACCGTTATTTTTTCTTAAATTGCTGCTTTCTATATCAAATGTATATTCACCGAATATACATCTACTACCTTGTTGCTTTCCTTCATTTCTTTTTAAAATATTTTGGATTCTAAGCAGTAATTCTTTCGGTTCGAAGGGTTTTGCTAGATAATCATCCGCTCCACTTTCCAGCCCATTTATTCTATCATCAACATTACCAAGCGCAGTTAGCATAATTACCGGGGTTTTCAGCTTATCTTTACTTCGCTTCAGAAACTCTAAGCCGGATTCCCCGGGCATTATGGTATCAAGTATTATTATATCAAAAATAAACTCGTCCAACTGTTCTTCACATTCTTTAATATCTTTTGCAGTCGATACTATATAACTATATTCCTTTAAAAACTTAGCAATTAAAAACCTAATTCTATCATCATCATCAACAACTAGGATATGTTTAAGCATTATTACTCAACTACTTTAGGAACGACAAAGCATCCATACTTGCTTGTCGGAGAATTTTTAAGCACAGCTTCCTGTATACCACCATCTGTAACCTCATCTTTCCTCCTCGGTAATTCCGCATTGATAACACTTCTTAGCGGCTCAATACCCTCAGTTTCCGCTTCATTTAATTGCTCAACCCAATTCAAAATACTATTCAACTCTTTTTCATAGCCGCTAGCCTCCTCATCAGTGATACGGATTCTCGCTAAGTGAGCAATTTTTTTAACAACAGAACTATCTATAGACATTGGCTTAGAAAATAAGTTAATATATATAAACTTTTTTATATCATTATCAGATTTTTTCAAGCAATGATTTTTGAGAACCATCAAAACTTTTTAAGCACTATAAAGCAGAATTCCTCACATTATAAACTTATGGCATTGGATGTGGGAGGTAAAAAAATCGGCCTTGCGACTTCTCATGTCAGTTTAAATGTTGTTACTCCTTATAAAGTAATATTACGTAAAAACTTAAAGGCAGATATAGCTTTATTGAAGCATGAGATTATGGAAAACAATATCCAAGGGTTAGTAATAGGGTTGCCTATATCTTCTAGCGGGGAGCATACAGAAAACACTCAAAAAATGGTTATTTTTGCCAATAAGCTTTCAGGAAGTGCTGATACCCCAATAACTTTTTATGATGAGCGATACAGCACGAAACTTGCCGATGTAATGCTAAGAGATTTAGATATGAATCGGAAGGAACGTAATCAAATCGACGATCAGATCTCCGCAAGTATAATTTTAGAAGATTTTCTAAAGTTAAATAATCAATATTTATAATTCCGGTAATTTACTATTCTTCTCTTGGTGCCTCGCTAATTTTCTTTACCTCTTCAAAGTCACTGAAGCGATATTTCACATCACCGATAATTTGATAGTCTTCATGGCCTTTACCGGCAACAATTAAGGTATCACCCTCTTTAAGGTTATAAATTGCAAGCCTAATCGCAGCTCTTCTTCCTTCAATTTCAAGTGCGCCTTGAGTTCCGCTTAGTACTTCTTTTCTAATCTGCTTAGCATCTTCATTTCTCGGGTTATCATCGGTAACTATAACTTGATCCGCTAAGCGAGATGCAATCTCACCCATAATCGGTCGCTTTGATTGATCACGATCTCCGCCGCAGCCGAATAGTATATGAAGTTTTCTTGAGGTAAACTTTCTTGCAGAGATCAGCACTTTTTCTAATGCATCAGGTTTATGAGCATAATCAATAAAGATTTGTGCACCTCTATATTCCCCGACCTTTTCAAGCCTCCCTACCGCAGGTAAAAGAGACGGAATAGCGGAGACAGCATCTTTAATATTTATATCGCTTGCAGCTATTAAACCAAGTGCACAAGCCAAATTATACTTTTGGAATTCAGCATTTAATGGAAACTTAGTTTCAAACTTCTCCCCAAATACAGCAATATTCAATGACTCATTGTTTTGAGAAAATGTAATGTCCGTATCTTTAGCTCCATAAGAGATAACCTGAATATTTCTCGCTCTGCAAATAGATAATAGACTATCGAACTCTTTAATGTCTTTATTCAACACAGCAATGGAACCAACAGGCAACAATTCTGAAAAAAGTCTAAGCTTAGCTGTGAGATATGCTTCCAGAGTTTTATGATAATCTAAGTGATCTTGAGTAAAATTGGTGAACCCGCCGGCTTTGAAGGCTACCCCATCTAATCTATATTGATCCAAGCCATGGCTTGAAACCTCGATTGCCGTGTGAGTTATATTTTCTCTGACTAAATCTTTGAGAACAGAATGCAGCTTTACAGGATCAGGCGAGGTCATGGTTCCTAATGAATCATACTCGAGTTCATTGGATATCACTCCTAAAGTACCTATACTTGCAGTTCTTATGCCTACATGTTCAGCCATTTGTCTATAGAACCCGACGGTAGAGGTTTTACCGCTCGTTCCCCCGACGCCGACTATATTTTTCGGCTGATGTAGATAAAATTTAGCAGCAATAATTGCTAATTCTTTTCTTGGGTTTTCAACAAAATGATAGGTTACCCCGGGCTTTTGGGTAATCTTTGAAGAAGAAGCAACAATAATTTGGGTAGCACCTTTTTCTATGGCTTCATCAATAAAATCTTCACCATTAAATTTCTCTCCCCGTATAGCCACATAAATATTTCCCTTTTCAACTATTCTTGAATCGAAAGCAATCCCGGTAGCTCTACTTAGGTCGGTCATTTTTCATCCCCAACCTTAAGTGCCGCAATAAATGCGGATTGCGGGATATCAACCCTACCGATTGACCTCATTTTCTTTTTACCTTCTTTCTGCTTATCTAAAAGTTTACGTTTCCTGGAAATATCTCCGCCGTAACATTTAGCGGTTACATCTTTTCTAAGCGCACTGATCGTTTCACGTGCAATAATTTTTCCACCGATTGTAGCTTGAATCGGGATGGTAAACATATGCTTCGGAATTAAATCTTTAAGCCTAATGCACATTTCTCTTCCTCTCTGCTCGGAGCGGGATTTATGAACGATTATTGAAAGCGCATCCACCGGCTCAGAGTTTACCAGAATAGTAAGCCGCACCAAATCACTCTTCATGTGGCAATCAAATTGCCAGTCGAAACTTGCATAGCCTTTTGAGCAGGATTTTAGCCTATCATAAAAATCATATACCACTTCATTAAGTGGTAGCCTATAAACTAACATAGCTCTGCTGCCCACATAAGTAAGATCGAGTTGCTCGCCTCGCTTCTCCGTACATAAACTTAACACCGAACCCAAGTACTCATCCGGCACCATAATGGTCGCTTTAATCCACGGCTCTTCCATGAATTCAATATGCGTCGGGTCAGGCATATCAGAAGGATTATGAACCTCGAGCACTTCGCCATTTCTAAGGTGAACTTTATATATTACACTCGGTGCAGTGGTAATAAGATCAAGGTTATATTCCCTCTCCAGCCGTTCTTGAATGACTTCCAAGTGAAGTAATCCTAAAAACCCGCATCTGAACCCGAAACCCAATACAGTTGAAGTCTCGGCTTCAAATTCAAAACTTGCATCATTAAGCCTTAGCTTAGCAAGGCTTTCTTTTAATACGTTAAAGTCACTTGCATCGGTCGGATAAAGGCCGCAAAACACTACCGATTGGGTTGGTTTAAATCCCGGTAATGCTTTATCGCAAGGGTTTTTATCATCGGTTAAAGTATCCCCGACCTTACAATCCGCCACCTGCCTGATTGAAGCGGTGATAAACCCGACTTCCCCCGCGGATAATGCATCAGCCATAACTTTTTTAGGGGTAAAAATACCAACGCTGTCAACGTTATAAGTTGCATTATTGGACATCATCTTGACCTTCATTCCTTTACGAATGGAGCCGTCTATTATACGCAAAAGAATAACTACTCCGAGATAAGCATCATACCAACTATCCACAAGCAATGCCTTAAGCGGCTTCTCCGCCTCGCCTTTAGGTGCCGGAAGCTGGTTAACTATTGCTTCTAATACTTCATCAATTCCGATACCAGTTTTAGCAGAAATATGTACTGTAGAAGAGGTATCAAGCCCAATTACTTCGGTAATTTGCTCTTTAACTCTTTCGGGGTCGGCTGCCGGTAAATCTATTTTATTTAATACCGGGATAATCTCATGATTATTTTCAATTGCTTGATAAACGTTTGCTAAGGTCTGCGCTTCTACTCCCTGACTTGCATCAACTACCAGGATTGAGCCTTCGCAGGCGGCAAGAGACCTACTTACCTCATAAGCAAAATCAACATGCCCCGGGGTATCAATTAAATTTAAAATATAAATTTTTCCATCTTTAGCTTTATAATTCAGCCTTACGGTTTGGGCTTTAATCGTAATACCCCTTTCCTGCTCAATATCCATTGAATCAAGCACTTGCTTAGTCATTTCCCGTTTTTCTAATCCCCCGCAAGTTTCAATCAACCTATCCGCCAGAGTAGATTTACCGTGGTCAATATGTGCAACAATTGAAAAATTTCTTATTAATAAAAGATCAGTAGCCATTTTTTACAAGTATCATTTTATATGGCATGAATGATACATGCATTCAATTTAAGCCTCAAGCTAAAAGATTTTAATATCTTAGCTTTCTTTACACACCATTTATAGCTGGCTCATTTTGAGTCCTTTCATTATTAATTTTCTGCCGCCAACTGAAAGGCTTATCATCGGATAACTCTACTGCCATCGGCACTTCTTCTTCTGCGTAATAATTATTTAGTTTTTCAATGCAAAAGTTATTATCATTACCATTTTCCATGTTTTCACCCGGCTCATAATTATTCTTCTCAAGCAAACTATAAATAATATTTCTATTATGCTCTATAATCTGATTTAACTCATGAATTTCTGATAAGCTTCCCTGATGAATTCCATGGAGCCGATTATATAATGCTTTATAAAAATTTTTCTTATTATTTAATTTTTTAAGTTCTTCGCTTTGTGCATAAATTATTTCCCATAATACTCGCACTTGGGGTTTCAAGCTTTTCTAATTTTTTACTGTTAAAAGCTTCTTGAGAATGATCGCTTGAAATTAGTGCATCTGAAGAGTTATAGCTTAGTGAATTATCTGGCTTCGCATACATAAAAACCTGCTTATTGCTATTAAATAAATATAACCTTTACTTTCCGCGGAAAGATGGGTTATCATTGGATATCATTCTTTCCTGCCAATATCCCGGTGCCCTCTCAATCGGCTGCGTGCTATACTCCGGCTGTGTTATAAGCGTACCCTCCTCAGGAGGTAGAGTCATAAATTGCTCAAGAGCTTTGAATGTAAATTGCTCAGTAGCAAACCTTGAATTTTCCGGGCTGGATTCAAAATTAAACAGATTAGCATGAGGTTGGCCGGATAGGGCTGTAGAAGTTTCGGTATATTCCGGTTGTCTAATAATTTGTTGCTTAAGAAGAGCATTTTCTTCTTTTATTTTTTCTAACTCATTTTGTTTTTCTTCCAGTTCCACTTGCTTTAATAAACAAAACTCCTCCCAGCGCCCGGCAATACTTATCGAACGGTCATTATTATTCTTTAATTCGGCCAAACTTTCTTCTAAGGCTGTTTTCTCTCTTTGTAATTCACTAAGCTTCTCATTTAAAGCTGCATACTCCTTTTGTACACCAAGAATTTCACTTCTAAAACCCCCCTCTCTTTTTTTTAAGTATTCAAGGCACTTAAATAAATTTTTATTATCTTCAGTCAAGCTCTCAACTTTCGCTCGCAAAACCCCATTTTCATCATTTAAACGAGTTTTTTCTTTCCACAAGCTACCGTTTTGACTTCGCCAATTACCTATCTCTTTTTGTAAATCTTTTTTATTTTGCTCTAGATTAGCAATTCTTTTTAATAATTTTTCTTCGTTTTTTCTTGCATTAGCTTCGTTTTCTATTGCTAACTTTTGTTCTCTTCTTATTTTTTCATCCAAAAAGCTCCCTAAGGAAGTATTACTACTACTTATGCTGCCTAAATCTCTTAGCCATTCGCTTAGAAAACCATTCCCACTCGCGTTATCTTGGTAAGGCGAATTTTGTTCCGGATTTTCTATCCTCCTTTTTTTACGTTCAGGCTGCGATGCGCTTGCAACCTCAGTGTGACGTGGCCTTATCGGAACATGGCTATACCCGTTTCCATTTGCATTCCCCCTATCCTGCATAGTGCTTCCCCCCTTTTAAGTTATACTCTTTGTGAAACTCAATCACTATACTATAAAGAGCTAATATAATTATCAAATACTTTTCTTTCTCTATTCTTCAATTAAATTTATTGACTAATTACGTGGTATATACCAATAGCTTTTAAATTTAAAAGTATCTACTCGGGCTTTCCCTACCGGAGACAAAATTCTGCCAAAACCCTTGGCTTATCTCAGGTGGTCCTGAGAATCGGAATTGATCAGCCTGTTCGTTAATGCTTTCCTCAGCTTCAGAGTCTTTATGTAAGTTCTCCGGGTTAATAGTAATTAAATGAGTAGGAGCTTGTTGCTCTGAATAAATTTGCATTAAACTTTCATCTTCAAGTATAAAGCTTGGTTGATGATAAACTTCCTCTAAACTAGCTATTTTAG
The DNA window shown above is from Candidatus Jidaibacter acanthamoeba and carries:
- a CDS encoding response regulator transcription factor, whose translation is MLKHILVVDDDDRIRFLIAKFLKEYSYIVSTAKDIKECEEQLDEFIFDIIILDTIMPGESGLEFLKRSKDKLKTPVIMLTALGNVDDRINGLESGADDYLAKPFEPKELLLRIQNILKRNEGKQQGSRCIFGEYTFDIESSNLRKNNGDYIHLTTNESKVLQILAQRPAEIVTRDKIIECFLDVNIRTIDVIVARIRAKIEGTNKTPQYLQTIRNQGYVLWGKTEEKYE
- the ruvX gene encoding Holliday junction resolvase RuvX, producing the protein MIFENHQNFLSTIKQNSSHYKLMALDVGGKKIGLATSHVSLNVVTPYKVILRKNLKADIALLKHEIMENNIQGLVIGLPISSSGEHTENTQKMVIFANKLSGSADTPITFYDERYSTKLADVMLRDLDMNRKERNQIDDQISASIILEDFLKLNNQYL
- the mnmC gene encoding bifunctional tRNA (5-methylaminomethyl-2-thiouridine)(34)-methyltransferase MnmD/FAD-dependent 5-carboxymethylaminomethyl-2-thiouridine(34) oxidoreductase MnmC, translating into MPIDSKVIISNSGLPESKLFGDLYFSREDGLEETKYVFLSGNRLEKMFQEQKIFKIVELGFGTGLNFLATLNCWKQYYRVGKKLSYIGIERFPLSSEQIFQALSRWPELEHKLLLKNYPTKHRGVFEIKMLEWTVELTLIFDDINNALKHNLNSVDAWFLDGFAPSKNPDMWSEFIFKKMAEYSSESATFATFTAASMVRKGLEKAGFNVSKHKGFGRKRDMLVGNIRSKPINYPNHLSNIITEKKAIVIGAGIAGASAAYSLNKRGWEVTVYEKENDIALRASGNDCGILYPRIEAIWNNITEFYYQAFEHLLYILKQDTLSEICRFNQCGLLILPQKEEEIVRFKKIDLHSKESYVKLISSLEASEISGVEINNPCLYLPRSGILSIPKLCKFMLSQERIQVKTNTEITELKFENNRWHIFSHGSLIDSAETLIIANSYAAETLLPLQSAQIQKIRGQVTYLPEMKSELKSVLCYGGYITPSRNGYHHLGATFDKHFFSLETNPESSYKNLAQLNKFLPDFIDQGINAEELKGRVGIRCYSKDKLPLIGLCPNPGFYSTNNNGQHPYLKGLYLSICHGSRGALSGILGGEIIASQINQEPANHTITQETIDLINPARFLLREQRKLL
- a CDS encoding Fur family transcriptional regulator translates to MALDIEKICLERGLKMTEHRRVIAKVIATSEDHPHVEEVYMRANAIDPKISLATVYRTINLLESYRIIEKLELGEGKARYEFKEDDKEHHHHLIDIQSGKIIEFYDEELEILKEKIALKLGYKIVEHRLELFGIPIKQKE
- the gatC gene encoding Asp-tRNA(Asn)/Glu-tRNA(Gln) amidotransferase subunit GatC produces the protein MSIDSSVVKKIAHLARIRITDEEASGYEKELNSILNWVEQLNEAETEGIEPLRSVINAELPRRKDEVTDGGIQEAVLKNSPTSKYGCFVVPKVVE
- a CDS encoding nicotinate phosphoribosyltransferase; this encodes MNKNFILNTDSYKTSHYLQYPVNTEYVSCYIEARGGIFPQSIFFGLQACLKEYLTSPINKENIEEAEEFLAVHGLPFNKEGWKYILDKYNGYLPIEIEAVEEGSIIPVQNVLVQVINTDPKCFWLTTYIETALLRGIWYPTTVATISYTCKQVIKKYMSETCDNLAGLEYKLHDFGARGASSFETASIGGMAHLVNFKGSDTISGILSAKKYYNEPMAGYSIPAAEHSTIIAYGKENESKAYEHILNTCGGRGKLVAVVSDSYDIWYAIENIWGKQLFDKVKNHGGTLVIRPDSGDPITVVTNTIEMLMDKFGYHTNSKGYKVLPDYLRVIQGDGVSIENIDAILAAMKNKKQSADNIAFGMGATLLQKLNRDTMLFAMKASAICCNGKWSEVSKNPITDLSKKSKKGRLALIQDKENKFSTINLSRLGENKNLLNKVFRNGEILYERSFQEIRNRVEKQS
- a CDS encoding phosphoribosylanthranilate isomerase is translated as MVPKIKICGLTNLEAVNAAVKNKVDYISCVFYKYSPRNITPQFAESITEEIPNRIQKIAVLSTYESNIEDIIKYYKPEILQFHSDEEVDDILKIKSRFGLPIIKTIRVNKLEDLKVINKYSEIADMYLFESYSDNNLYIDKPGNKFDWSLLKKVKIDKPWFLSGSLDKYNVNYARRVSGAVMINASVTLESSPGIKDPNMIEDFIKSVRNPNY